The following proteins are encoded in a genomic region of Candidatus Binatota bacterium:
- the larC gene encoding nickel pincer cofactor biosynthesis protein LarC: MKIAWFDAPSGISGDMTLAALLDLGASGGFDSQRLEDGLACLGVGGWRLESSETSVDGLRARRLKVVVDEGVTARRDWSSIRSLLEEAPARGFPAAAADIALRIFEKLAVAEARVHGCTPDEVHFHEVGAVDSIVDIAGVAWCLDRLGIERCFCGPLPAGSGTVVCDHGTLPVPVPAVVELLAGFELVAGDGQGETVTPTGAAILSALAVPARPVFTLEACGSGAGSRQMDDRPNILRILLGHCEAHDDEQVIALVADVDDMTAEAIAFAAERLRGAGARDVSVVPVGMKKGRLGNRLEVLADVGTVHELAHLLLTHSSTAGLRFRAMGRVVLPRRVELIDTEFGPVAVKFIVRPDGSETAEPEFDDLARIALQRGVAFDEIRRAVLASLSL, encoded by the coding sequence ATGAAAATAGCGTGGTTTGATGCTCCATCGGGCATAAGTGGCGACATGACCCTGGCCGCGCTGCTCGACCTTGGCGCAAGCGGAGGGTTCGACTCCCAGCGGCTTGAGGACGGCCTCGCCTGCCTGGGGGTGGGCGGCTGGAGGCTGGAGAGCAGCGAGACCAGTGTCGACGGCCTGCGCGCGCGGCGGCTCAAGGTGGTCGTAGACGAGGGGGTTACAGCTCGGCGCGACTGGTCGAGCATACGCAGCTTGCTCGAAGAGGCTCCGGCGCGGGGCTTCCCGGCCGCCGCGGCCGACATCGCGCTCAGGATATTCGAGAAACTGGCGGTGGCCGAAGCCCGGGTGCACGGCTGCACGCCCGATGAAGTTCATTTTCACGAGGTCGGTGCAGTGGACTCTATTGTCGATATAGCGGGCGTGGCCTGGTGCCTCGACCGGCTGGGGATAGAGCGGTGCTTCTGCGGCCCGCTTCCCGCTGGCAGTGGTACCGTCGTTTGCGATCACGGCACGCTGCCGGTGCCGGTGCCGGCGGTGGTCGAGCTGCTCGCCGGTTTCGAGCTCGTGGCGGGCGACGGCCAGGGTGAAACCGTGACGCCAACCGGCGCTGCCATACTCAGCGCGTTGGCGGTGCCCGCGCGCCCGGTGTTCACACTCGAAGCTTGCGGCAGTGGCGCGGGCAGCCGGCAGATGGACGACCGGCCCAACATCCTGCGTATTTTACTTGGCCACTGTGAAGCTCACGACGACGAGCAGGTCATTGCCCTCGTGGCCGATGTTGACGACATGACGGCCGAGGCTATTGCCTTTGCGGCCGAGCGGCTGCGAGGGGCCGGCGCGCGAGATGTCAGCGTGGTGCCGGTGGGCATGAAGAAAGGGCGCCTGGGAAACCGGCTCGAAGTGCTGGCCGACGTAGGCACGGTGCACGAGCTGGCCCACCTGTTACTCACCCACAGCTCCACCGCGGGGCTTCGTTTTCGGGCCATGGGCCGGGTGGTACTGCCGCGGCGAGTGGAATTGATCGACACCGAGTTTGGCCCGGTGGCGGTCAAGTTCATTGTGCGCCCCGACGGCAGCGAAACGGCCGAACCCGAGTTCGACGACCTCGCGCGCATTGCCCTGCAGCGGGGCGTTGCCTTCGATGAGATAAGACGCGCGGTACTCGCCAGCCTTTCTCTCTGA